The Bacteroidota bacterium genome has a window encoding:
- a CDS encoding T9SS type A sorting domain-containing protein, translating into MKKFLLFSLATILCGTSKNATAQQCLTSGFCSNVPNEHKYPSATFSTTSSTWSTVSAYMNGDNYTLFNVTSGNIYEWTYCEAYGGVSTGWDAQLTLSDTAQQNFYCFSDNGCGASGNAPYISWTATFTGIVKLLTTQANCLNNTGSPYNTLVWRMANGSPSTQILGVDVYSGDGNITWSQVKTAPKVFAWAKATEGATYTDGNFTTNITNGVAAGIAMGAYHFARPENNTAATEATHFLNVAGSYIKTCELPPSLDVEDPPSGPSLQSYFTSAQLTQWVSDWCTAVKNQTGITPVIYIGGSNASYLQSSVKTYPLWMADPDNNSNTPPATLGGWSTWDFKQYSWTGTVAGIGSQCDLNVYNGNTMAAFNSFIGCVTGTAENSSSTDFIIYPNPVNDNITIENLSPNNNVGEMFSIYTVQGQLLLQQRLQQQQTEINVADYAPGIYVVKLKTENGIEIKKFVKE; encoded by the coding sequence ATGAAAAAATTTCTACTCTTTTCCTTAGCAACTATCCTTTGCGGCACGTCAAAAAATGCAACTGCGCAGCAATGCCTTACTTCGGGATTTTGTTCCAACGTTCCGAATGAGCATAAATATCCGAGCGCAACTTTTTCAACCACCTCTTCTACCTGGTCAACGGTAAGCGCATACATGAATGGCGATAACTACACGCTGTTTAATGTTACTTCCGGAAATATTTATGAATGGACTTACTGCGAAGCGTATGGCGGAGTTTCTACCGGATGGGATGCGCAGCTGACTTTATCAGACACGGCACAACAAAATTTTTATTGCTTCAGCGATAATGGTTGTGGCGCCAGCGGCAACGCGCCTTACATAAGTTGGACTGCAACATTTACCGGAATAGTAAAACTTTTAACTACGCAGGCAAATTGTCTGAACAACACCGGCTCGCCTTATAATACGCTGGTATGGCGAATGGCAAACGGAAGTCCAAGCACGCAAATACTTGGCGTGGATGTTTACAGTGGCGATGGAAACATTACCTGGTCGCAGGTAAAAACAGCGCCTAAAGTATTTGCATGGGCGAAAGCAACGGAAGGAGCAACATATACTGACGGAAATTTTACAACCAACATTACGAATGGCGTTGCTGCAGGAATTGCAATGGGCGCTTATCATTTTGCGCGGCCGGAAAATAACACTGCCGCTACCGAAGCAACTCATTTTTTAAATGTGGCGGGTTCCTATATAAAAACCTGCGAACTTCCTCCTTCACTGGATGTGGAAGACCCGCCAAGCGGACCCTCACTGCAATCTTATTTCACCAGCGCGCAATTAACACAATGGGTTTCGGATTGGTGCACAGCGGTGAAAAATCAAACAGGCATCACTCCCGTAATTTACATTGGTGGCTCCAACGCATCCTATCTTCAATCTTCCGTAAAAACATATCCTCTCTGGATGGCAGACCCGGACAATAATTCCAACACTCCTCCTGCCACTCTTGGCGGATGGAGCACCTGGGATTTCAAGCAATACTCATGGACGGGAACCGTTGCGGGAATCGGAAGCCAGTGCGATTTGAATGTTTATAATGGAAACACCATGGCAGCGTTTAATAGTTTTATTGGCTGCGTTACCGGCACTGCGGAAAATAGTTCCTCAACTGATTTTATTATTTATCCGAATCCGGTCAATGATAATATTACCATTGAAAATCTTTCTCCGAATAATAATGTTGGCGAAATGTTTTCCATTTACACCGTACAAGGGCAATTGCTTTTGCAGCAACGCTTACAGCAGCAACAAACAGAAATTAATGTTGCGGACTATGCTCCGGGAATTTATGTTGTTAAATTAAAAACAGAAAATGGAATTGAAATAAAAAAGTTTGTAAAGGAATAG
- a CDS encoding DUF1801 domain-containing protein, translated as MTVEPKTKKTNVKPKDFISTVKDEQKRKDSLEVLKMMEAITGEKGAMWGTSIVGFGTTKIKYASGEELDWPTTGFSPRAQALTLYVVKRSSKEQAALLKKLGKHKTGGGCLHIKKLSDVDADVLKKVIEEKCKK; from the coding sequence ATGACCGTAGAACCCAAAACAAAAAAGACAAATGTAAAACCGAAAGATTTCATCAGCACGGTGAAAGATGAACAAAAGCGCAAGGATAGTTTAGAAGTGCTTAAGATGATGGAGGCGATTACAGGAGAGAAAGGCGCCATGTGGGGAACGAGCATTGTGGGTTTCGGAACTACTAAAATAAAATATGCCAGCGGTGAAGAACTCGACTGGCCCACCACCGGTTTTTCTCCCCGCGCGCAGGCGCTTACGCTGTATGTTGTGAAGCGTTCATCCAAAGAACAGGCAGCGCTTCTGAAAAAACTCGGCAAACATAAAACAGGAGGTGGCTGCCTTCACATTAAAAAACTTTCGGATGTGGATGCAGATGTGTTGAAGAAAGTGATTGAGGAGAAGTGTAAAAAGTAA
- a CDS encoding TdeIII family type II restriction endonuclease: MSLSKPEIQSIEEVLKNCLRNKFKNYNPEPAAMPFHTRLLGTDRLALFSFIHSLNTNFGTSVFEPVAVEIAKKNFLAVQIHNKVGNQISESAHKVIQEIMDGLSTADVSPNKHKEIEAIRKVCQKGKMKKVKPTVVDVWVESKSKELFLFDIKTAKPNAGGFKEFKRTLLEWVAVVLAENPKAKINTLIAIPYNPYEPKPYSRWTMRGMLDLDNELKVGDEFWDFLGGKGTYPELLDCFERVGVELRPFKI, encoded by the coding sequence ATGTCCCTCTCTAAACCTGAAATCCAATCCATCGAAGAAGTTCTGAAAAATTGCTTGCGCAATAAATTCAAGAACTACAATCCTGAGCCAGCCGCAATGCCTTTTCACACGCGTTTGCTTGGTACAGATAGACTGGCATTATTTTCATTTATTCATTCCCTCAATACTAATTTTGGAACAAGCGTATTTGAACCCGTTGCGGTAGAAATAGCAAAAAAGAATTTCTTGGCGGTGCAAATCCATAACAAAGTTGGAAACCAAATAAGCGAAAGCGCACATAAAGTGATTCAGGAAATAATGGATGGCTTATCTACAGCAGATGTTTCTCCGAATAAACATAAAGAGATTGAAGCCATCAGAAAGGTTTGTCAGAAAGGAAAGATGAAAAAAGTAAAACCTACTGTGGTTGATGTATGGGTAGAAAGCAAATCAAAAGAATTATTTCTTTTCGATATTAAAACTGCAAAGCCGAATGCAGGCGGCTTCAAAGAATTTAAAAGAACATTATTGGAATGGGTTGCAGTTGTGCTTGCAGAAAATCCGAAAGCAAAAATCAATACGCTCATTGCGATTCCATATAATCCGTATGAGCCAAAACCGTATTCCCGCTGGACCATGCGCGGAATGTTAGATTTAGATAATGAACTTAAAGTAGGAGATGAATTTTGGGATTTCCTCGGAGGAAAAGGCACTTACCCGGAATTGCTTGATTGCTTTGAACGCGTTGGCGTAGAACTTAGACCTTTCAAGATTTAA
- a CDS encoding AIPR family protein has product MAKAKKPIIEKNLSKFINDNFDKKDRRKSDSVKFEWFVNSMHIWQSSSQFYNSNTKIGKDISLGTSQGGDAFYVSVNNFEQIFFLYDNIEEVIDYLKKHGKSITFHFIQTKKSENANWPDFLNLIDVPLKIWKGQEFSKSQPILINLQEFIDKITDDDDSVLGKIEHKIEISFYTNKDNDNIVKLEDNWKTDIENKKNELANYFPLKNIEILFRGSGFLNEIFEKINSNDYSLLVNKEEVIEAEEKKYLIGYITAKELLDSIAPVVNGKRTLYPDVFKNNIRLYLGRNKVNEKIEETLMKDSKRFHFYNNGITITTKEINDNSKNFIICPVNIVNGCQTANSIYNVSKSEDFNEKDVKIPVKIIVAQDKEYENITIRTNTQNGLETKDLISITNTQIELQEEFEKVKFLGKSFHYKRQKSADENANLEIDYIVQIDDILRATLSTLMLIPNKVSGYFDQTTLKYVDKIFDERFAKLYLIMTSLLKLVEDEVDEKYPEFSRLKYHLIYLIYKLSNKEIDIKSFEEYFREGTEDIEEEEIIKQNQLINKVYSNIYLVLKNKTSFDKVLVYVTTKIKENYSGLLDLSDKEKEKILYKPVEKLKRTRATPVFENFSSVFTDDYKTIISDNVPL; this is encoded by the coding sequence ATGGCAAAAGCTAAAAAACCGATAATAGAAAAGAATTTATCAAAATTTATAAATGATAATTTTGACAAAAAGGATAGAAGAAAATCTGATTCTGTCAAATTTGAATGGTTTGTTAATTCAATGCATATATGGCAGTCCTCTAGTCAATTTTATAATTCCAACACAAAGATCGGCAAGGACATTTCACTAGGTACTTCTCAGGGAGGTGACGCATTTTATGTATCTGTAAATAATTTTGAACAAATATTTTTCCTGTATGACAATATTGAAGAAGTAATAGATTATTTAAAAAAACATGGCAAATCAATAACATTTCATTTTATACAAACTAAAAAATCTGAAAATGCAAATTGGCCAGATTTTTTGAATTTAATAGATGTTCCATTAAAAATATGGAAAGGACAAGAGTTTAGTAAAAGCCAACCCATACTAATCAATCTACAAGAGTTTATAGATAAAATTACCGATGATGACGATTCTGTACTAGGAAAGATAGAACATAAAATCGAAATATCTTTTTATACCAATAAAGACAATGATAATATTGTCAAGTTAGAAGACAATTGGAAAACAGATATTGAAAATAAAAAAAATGAGTTAGCAAATTATTTTCCTTTAAAAAATATTGAAATTCTTTTCAGAGGCTCTGGATTTCTAAATGAAATATTTGAAAAAATTAATTCTAACGATTATTCCTTATTAGTAAACAAAGAAGAGGTTATTGAAGCGGAAGAAAAAAAATATTTAATAGGATATATTACTGCAAAAGAATTATTAGATTCAATTGCACCTGTTGTAAATGGGAAAAGAACATTATATCCAGATGTTTTTAAAAATAATATTAGACTTTATTTAGGCAGAAATAAGGTTAATGAAAAAATAGAAGAAACATTAATGAAAGATTCAAAAAGGTTTCACTTTTATAACAATGGAATAACTATTACGACAAAAGAAATTAATGACAATTCAAAAAACTTTATTATTTGCCCAGTAAATATTGTCAACGGTTGCCAAACAGCAAATAGTATTTATAATGTTTCCAAATCAGAAGACTTTAATGAGAAAGATGTAAAAATTCCTGTTAAAATAATAGTAGCACAGGATAAAGAATATGAAAACATTACTATTAGAACTAATACACAAAATGGCCTTGAAACTAAAGATTTAATATCGATAACAAATACACAAATAGAATTGCAAGAAGAGTTTGAAAAAGTTAAATTCCTTGGGAAATCATTTCATTATAAAAGGCAAAAATCAGCTGATGAAAATGCCAATTTAGAAATAGATTATATTGTTCAAATTGATGACATCTTGAGAGCAACATTGTCTACTCTAATGTTAATACCTAATAAAGTATCAGGATATTTTGATCAAACAACATTAAAATATGTAGATAAAATCTTTGATGAGCGATTTGCAAAACTATATCTCATTATGACTTCATTATTAAAACTTGTAGAAGATGAGGTCGATGAAAAATATCCTGAATTTAGTCGGCTTAAATATCATTTAATATATCTTATTTATAAATTATCAAATAAAGAAATTGATATAAAGTCCTTTGAAGAATATTTTAGAGAAGGCACTGAGGACATAGAAGAAGAAGAGATTATAAAGCAAAATCAATTAATTAATAAAGTATATTCAAATATCTATTTAGTTCTGAAAAATAAAACATCTTTTGATAAAGTATTAGTTTATGTTACTACCAAAATAAAAGAAAATTATTCTGGATTATTAGATTTATCGGATAAAGAGAAAGAAAAAATACTTTACAAACCTGTAGAAAAACTTAAAAGAACACGAGCAACTCCTGTATTTGAAAATTTCTCTTCGGTTTTTACTGATGACTATAAAACAATAATTTCTGATAATGTCCCTCTCTAA
- a CDS encoding site-specific DNA-methyltransferase, whose product MLKEKNRKKYYNKSKPSVVKEPDEKYFLHPPKELSANRQEIFLSIKQASEWASNYLKKEVTTSNISYLIQYGRVKKVGDNGSILVEKNELLKYYESLNGSRELNWKEKLGNDLNWTLSFDQYKESETTKHVHRLHPYKGKFIPQLVEYFLDSKKDKFKKEVYFKEEDIVLDPFCGSGTTLVQASELGMHAIGIDVSAFNAMISNVKVGRYDFVLIQKEIDKISEELKKFIAKSKIDEFENALLEELNKFNNKYFPVPEYKYNLQRGKIDENKYGTEKEKMFFPVFEKLVKKYRIKLKQKQSKTFLDKWYFENVRQEIDFVYKKVRKIKDKDVRNVISVILSRTIRSCRATTHADLATLLEPVNGTYYCSKHGKVCKPLFSIFKWWDSYSKDTVTRFKEYKEKRKNNCQRCLTGDSRSIDIFKELKEQDPYFSRLIKKKKIKGIFSSPPYVGVIDYHEQHAYAYDLFGFARKDNLEIGPLSKGQGREAKESYAKGIAEVLNNCKKYFVEDYNVFLVANDKYNMYPAIAENAGMKIINQFKRPVLNRTEKDKGAYSEIIFHLKKKSYGKS is encoded by the coding sequence ATGTTAAAGGAAAAGAATAGAAAAAAATATTACAACAAGAGCAAGCCATCTGTTGTAAAAGAACCTGATGAAAAATATTTTTTGCACCCTCCAAAAGAATTAAGCGCAAACAGACAAGAAATTTTTCTTTCAATAAAACAAGCGAGCGAATGGGCAAGCAATTATTTGAAGAAAGAAGTTACTACTTCAAACATTTCCTACCTCATTCAATACGGTAGGGTAAAAAAAGTTGGAGACAATGGCTCTATACTCGTTGAAAAAAATGAATTACTTAAATATTATGAATCATTAAATGGAAGTAGAGAATTAAATTGGAAAGAAAAATTAGGCAATGATTTAAATTGGACACTTTCATTTGATCAATACAAAGAATCAGAAACCACCAAGCACGTTCACCGCCTTCATCCATACAAAGGAAAATTTATTCCTCAGTTGGTAGAATATTTTTTAGACAGCAAAAAGGATAAATTCAAGAAAGAAGTTTATTTCAAAGAAGAAGATATTGTTCTTGACCCTTTTTGCGGAAGCGGGACAACATTAGTTCAGGCGAGTGAATTAGGAATGCACGCCATCGGAATAGATGTTTCTGCTTTCAATGCCATGATAAGTAATGTCAAAGTAGGCAGATATGATTTTGTTCTGATTCAAAAAGAAATTGATAAGATTTCAGAAGAATTAAAAAAGTTCATAGCAAAATCAAAGATTGACGAATTTGAAAATGCCTTGTTGGAAGAATTAAATAAGTTCAACAATAAATATTTCCCTGTTCCCGAATACAAATACAACCTCCAGCGCGGTAAAATCGATGAAAACAAATACGGAACAGAAAAAGAAAAAATGTTTTTTCCGGTATTTGAAAAACTCGTTAAGAAATACAGGATTAAATTAAAGCAAAAGCAATCCAAAACATTTTTAGATAAATGGTATTTTGAAAATGTTCGGCAAGAAATTGATTTCGTTTACAAGAAGGTGCGCAAAATAAAGGATAAAGATGTCCGGAATGTAATAAGTGTTATTCTTAGCAGAACAATCCGCTCATGCAGAGCAACTACACATGCAGATTTGGCTACTTTGCTTGAGCCGGTTAACGGAACTTACTATTGTTCCAAGCACGGAAAAGTTTGCAAACCACTTTTTTCGATTTTCAAATGGTGGGATTCATACAGCAAGGATACAGTTACTCGCTTCAAAGAATATAAAGAGAAAAGAAAAAATAATTGCCAGCGATGTTTAACAGGAGATTCACGGAGCATTGACATCTTTAAAGAATTAAAAGAACAAGACCCTTATTTTTCTCGTCTTATAAAAAAGAAAAAAATAAAAGGCATCTTTTCTTCTCCGCCTTATGTTGGTGTGATTGATTACCATGAACAGCACGCTTACGCGTATGATTTATTCGGCTTTGCAAGAAAAGATAATCTTGAAATTGGTCCGCTCTCTAAAGGGCAGGGGCGCGAAGCAAAAGAATCTTACGCAAAAGGAATTGCAGAGGTATTGAATAACTGCAAAAAATATTTTGTGGAGGATTACAATGTCTTCCTTGTAGCCAATGATAAATACAATATGTATCCTGCCATTGCAGAAAATGCCGGAATGAAAATCATTAATCAATTCAAACGCCCAGTATTAAATCGCACAGAAAAAGATAAAGGGGCTTATTCAGAAATAATTTTTCATTTGAAAAAAAAGAGTTATGGCAAAAGCTAA
- the mnmG gene encoding tRNA uridine-5-carboxymethylaminomethyl(34) synthesis enzyme MnmG has translation MNLSYDIVVVGAGHAGCEAAASAANMGSKVLLITMDMTKIAQMSCNPAMGGIAKGQIVREIDALGGYSGIVSDRSAIQFRMLNRSKGPAMWSPRSQNDRALFTTEWRKMLEQSPNVDFWQDMVKEIIVSPPPQPLPQGGGTKGGGVVTGVITGMGMKISAKAVILTNGTFLNGIIHIGEKQFGGGRVGEKSSTGITEQLVSLGFQSGRMKTGTPPRVDGRSLDYSKMEVQSGDENPNKFSFLPTVEGEETIYGRREQMPCHITYTNSEVHDILKTGFDKSPMYSGRIQGIGPRYCPSIEDKVTRFAERERHQIFVEPEGWDTVEIYVNGFSTSLPEDVQMKALKKIPGFENVKMFRPGYAIEYDYFPPTQLHLTLETKQIQNLYFAGQINGTTGYEEAACQGLMAGINAHLKIKEREPFVLTRSEAYIGVLIDDLVTKGTDEPYRMFTSRAEYRVLLRQDNADVRLTPKSFELGLASKERYERVKEKNLQAEQIMKFFREESISPEEINPFLESIGSSPLSQKVKMFGVLLRPGVSVNDFIRCSSAVKTFAENFYPECLEQAEILMKYEGYISKEYEMAEKLQRLEEIKLHDDFDYHRLTSLSTEAREKLSRVRPNTIGQASRISGVSPSDVSILLVYLGR, from the coding sequence ATGAATTTATCCTACGACATAGTAGTTGTTGGTGCAGGCCACGCAGGTTGTGAAGCTGCGGCTTCCGCGGCTAATATGGGCTCTAAGGTTTTGCTCATCACAATGGACATGACCAAAATTGCCCAGATGAGCTGCAATCCCGCTATGGGAGGAATTGCCAAAGGGCAAATCGTTCGCGAGATAGATGCGCTTGGCGGTTATTCAGGAATTGTTTCTGACCGCTCTGCTATACAATTCCGCATGCTGAACAGAAGCAAGGGTCCCGCGATGTGGAGCCCGCGTTCGCAAAATGACCGCGCGCTGTTCACCACCGAGTGGAGAAAAATGCTGGAGCAATCTCCCAATGTGGATTTCTGGCAGGACATGGTGAAAGAAATAATTGTTTCGCCCCCACCCCAACCCCTCCCCCAAGGGGGAGGGACAAAGGGAGGGGGCGTTGTTACGGGCGTCATCACCGGAATGGGAATGAAAATTTCTGCGAAGGCAGTTATACTTACGAACGGAACTTTTCTAAACGGCATTATTCACATAGGAGAAAAACAATTCGGTGGCGGGCGTGTGGGAGAAAAATCTTCTACCGGAATCACCGAGCAGTTGGTTTCTCTCGGCTTTCAGTCCGGCAGAATGAAAACCGGAACTCCTCCGCGCGTGGATGGAAGAAGTTTGGATTATTCGAAGATGGAAGTGCAGAGCGGAGATGAGAATCCGAATAAATTTTCTTTCCTCCCGACTGTAGAAGGAGAAGAAACTATTTACGGGCGCAGAGAGCAAATGCCTTGTCACATCACCTACACAAACTCCGAAGTGCATGATATATTAAAGACGGGTTTCGACAAATCTCCTATGTATTCTGGAAGGATTCAGGGAATCGGCCCGCGCTATTGCCCGAGCATTGAGGATAAAGTAACACGCTTTGCAGAAAGAGAACGACATCAAATTTTTGTGGAACCCGAAGGATGGGACACGGTGGAGATTTATGTGAACGGGTTTTCCACTTCGCTTCCCGAAGATGTGCAGATGAAAGCGCTGAAAAAAATTCCGGGCTTTGAGAATGTGAAAATGTTCCGTCCCGGCTATGCCATTGAGTACGATTACTTCCCTCCTACTCAATTACATTTAACACTCGAGACAAAACAAATTCAGAATTTATATTTCGCAGGACAGATAAACGGAACCACCGGCTATGAAGAAGCCGCTTGCCAGGGATTGATGGCGGGAATAAACGCGCACCTGAAAATAAAAGAACGCGAACCGTTTGTTCTCACGCGCTCCGAAGCATACATCGGAGTTCTCATAGATGATTTAGTCACGAAAGGAACGGATGAACCCTACCGCATGTTCACTTCCCGCGCGGAGTACAGAGTTTTGCTGAGACAGGATAACGCGGATGTTCGCCTCACGCCAAAATCTTTTGAGTTAGGATTAGCAAGCAAAGAGCGTTACGAACGCGTGAAAGAAAAAAACTTACAAGCGGAACAGATTATGAAGTTCTTCCGCGAAGAAAGTATTTCACCTGAAGAAATAAATCCTTTCCTCGAAAGTATCGGTTCCTCTCCCCTGTCGCAGAAAGTAAAAATGTTTGGTGTGCTATTGCGCCCCGGAGTTTCTGTGAATGATTTTATCCGCTGTAGTTCAGCGGTAAAAACATTTGCAGAAAATTTTTATCCGGAATGTTTGGAGCAGGCGGAAATATTAATGAAGTACGAAGGATATATTTCCAAAGAATACGAAATGGCGGAAAAACTTCAGCGCCTCGAAGAAATAAAACTCCACGATGATTTTGATTACCACCGCCTCACTTCCCTTTCCACCGAAGCACGGGAAAAACTTTCGCGTGTGCGCCCCAACACCATCGGGCAGGCGTCACGCATTTCGGGTGTTAGCCCTTCGGATGTTTCTATTCTGCTGGTTTATTTGGGGAGGTAA
- a CDS encoding helix-turn-helix transcriptional regulator: MEEKKVSSTELASRLGVHPGSISRIFNYRHMHSSLLQKLSQALGHDFFKYFTQDIRVERPESEKQLDEIRRELEQLRKENGYLKQINELLTNKQSGTKAPEDTSHEG, from the coding sequence ATGGAAGAGAAAAAAGTTTCTTCCACTGAACTTGCTTCGCGCTTGGGCGTTCACCCGGGAAGCATAAGCAGGATCTTTAATTACCGTCACATGCATTCTTCCCTGCTGCAGAAGTTATCCCAGGCATTAGGACATGATTTCTTTAAGTATTTTACACAAGATATACGCGTGGAGCGTCCTGAATCAGAAAAGCAATTGGATGAAATACGCAGGGAACTGGAGCAATTGCGCAAAGAGAATGGTTACTTAAAACAGATAAACGAACTATTAACAAACAAACAAAGCGGAACCAAAGCGCCAGAGGATACTTCTCATGAGGGATAA
- a CDS encoding class I SAM-dependent methyltransferase: protein MEELNNCPICSGNKFKPFLSCKDYTVSRETFHIVQCEACGFRFTNPRPDEKEIGKYYESEEYISHSGTSRGVMNKIYGMVRNYTIREKVKLINKQLRTPNFQLRTVLDIGCGTGDFLNACKQNGWNVIGIEPSGVARKHAKENFGIEPLAPEKLFEISEKKFNVITLWHVLEHVHQLHKTIEQINKILIDSGTLIIAVPNCNSFDAKKYGEHWAGYDVPRHIYHFTKKDIEKLFLRFGFGLKEVLPMKFDSYYVSLLSEKYKTGSSNLVAGFFSGLKSNLNAGGENGYSSQIYILRNK from the coding sequence ATGGAGGAATTAAATAATTGCCCAATCTGTTCAGGAAATAAGTTCAAGCCCTTTCTTTCCTGCAAGGACTACACTGTTTCACGTGAAACGTTTCATATCGTTCAATGCGAGGCGTGCGGATTTCGCTTTACAAATCCCCGTCCTGATGAAAAGGAAATAGGGAAGTATTACGAGTCGGAAGAATATATTTCTCATTCTGGAACGAGCAGGGGAGTAATGAATAAAATTTACGGGATGGTTCGCAATTATACAATAAGAGAGAAAGTAAAGCTGATTAATAAACAACTCCGAACTCCGAACTTCCAACTCCGAACTGTGCTTGATATAGGCTGTGGCACAGGGGACTTTCTGAATGCCTGCAAACAAAATGGATGGAACGTAATAGGCATTGAGCCCTCAGGTGTTGCCAGGAAGCACGCAAAGGAAAATTTCGGAATAGAGCCGCTGGCTCCGGAAAAACTATTTGAGATAAGTGAAAAGAAGTTTAACGTAATTACTTTATGGCATGTCCTGGAGCATGTGCACCAACTCCACAAAACAATTGAGCAGATAAATAAAATACTCATTGATAGCGGCACATTGATTATTGCGGTTCCGAATTGCAATTCTTTTGATGCAAAGAAATATGGCGAGCATTGGGCCGGGTATGATGTGCCCAGGCATATTTATCATTTCACAAAAAAAGATATTGAAAAGCTATTTTTACGATTTGGCTTTGGGTTAAAAGAAGTGCTTCCGATGAAATTTGATTCGTACTATGTTTCATTGCTGAGCGAGAAATATAAAACAGGAAGTTCAAATCTTGTTGCGGGGTTTTTCAGCGGCCTGAAATCTAATTTAAATGCAGGAGGAGAGAATGGATATTCAAGCCAAATCTATATCCTAAGAAATAAATAA
- a CDS encoding DUF4271 domain-containing protein, whose protein sequence is MQNIIPSNYHFQPSWVMVIIVLSVMIIGYLFSAFNSRFVAVVKAFFTARFAEQLSREEHSLSHPSSVFLSLNFLMTSSLFILLAIYSFDNSFIPFSFPYYLLVFGIVLAIYFIKIITLKILGFIFDKTHVVNEYIFITYLVNQVVGIAFIPVIIFVAYGQPSFVNVFVYIGISLFALEFLIRVGKGAFAVLSSGEVTLFYLLLYLCTLEILPLLLGWKLI, encoded by the coding sequence TTGCAAAACATAATCCCGAGTAATTATCATTTCCAGCCGAGTTGGGTGATGGTAATTATTGTTTTGTCGGTGATGATAATCGGTTATTTGTTTTCTGCATTTAATTCAAGATTTGTTGCAGTAGTAAAAGCATTTTTCACTGCGCGTTTTGCGGAACAACTTTCCCGAGAGGAACATTCTCTTTCACATCCTTCATCAGTTTTTTTATCGCTAAACTTTTTAATGACGAGTTCTCTTTTTATTCTTCTCGCAATTTATTCGTTCGATAATTCTTTTATTCCATTTTCTTTTCCATACTACCTCCTCGTTTTCGGCATCGTGCTTGCAATTTATTTTATCAAAATCATCACGCTGAAAATTTTGGGTTTCATCTTCGACAAAACGCATGTGGTGAACGAATATATTTTCATCACATATCTCGTAAACCAGGTTGTGGGAATTGCATTTATTCCGGTAATAATTTTTGTGGCGTACGGACAACCTTCATTTGTAAATGTATTTGTTTACATAGGTATTTCGCTCTTCGCATTGGAATTTTTAATCAGAGTAGGGAAGGGGGCATTCGCGGTTTTGTCGAGCGGGGAAGTGACGCTGTTTTATTTATTATTATATCTTTGCACCCTTGAAATTTTGCCCTTGCTTTTAGGGTGGAAGTTGATTTAA
- a CDS encoding uroporphyrinogen-III synthase, translating to MKIKSLLVTQPKPETEKSPYLELAKRYNLKIDFVPFFHMEGVSAKQFRQERINLAEFTAVIFTSRHSIDHYFRLCQEMRFEVPEDMKYFCTSEAVAFYIQKHTQFRKRKVFYGQHSIQDLSPILRKHRDEKYLLPHSNTHNKEIDELLEKEKINYTKALFYRSVPSDLSHIKKLEYDALVFFSPADVKSLRKNFPKFRQRETKIAAFGTATAKAVEGAGFHLDIQAPTPQAPSMTGALENYITGKNGKK from the coding sequence ATGAAAATTAAATCCCTCCTTGTTACTCAGCCCAAACCCGAAACCGAAAAATCTCCCTACCTCGAACTTGCCAAGCGCTATAATCTGAAGATTGATTTCGTTCCCTTCTTTCACATGGAAGGAGTTTCGGCAAAGCAATTCAGGCAAGAGCGAATCAATCTTGCAGAATTTACCGCGGTGATTTTTACCAGCCGTCACAGCATTGACCATTATTTCCGCCTCTGTCAGGAAATGCGCTTTGAAGTTCCCGAAGACATGAAATATTTCTGCACTTCGGAAGCGGTGGCATTTTATATTCAGAAGCACACGCAGTTCCGCAAGCGAAAAGTTTTTTATGGACAGCACAGCATTCAGGATTTGTCGCCCATCCTCCGCAAACACAGAGATGAAAAATATCTTTTGCCTCATTCCAACACGCATAACAAGGAAATTGATGAACTCCTCGAAAAGGAAAAAATAAATTATACGAAAGCGCTTTTCTACCGCTCTGTTCCATCGGATTTATCTCACATAAAAAAACTGGAATACGATGCGCTTGTGTTCTTCAGTCCTGCCGATGTGAAATCGCTTCGCAAGAACTTCCCGAAATTCCGCCAACGCGAAACTAAAATAGCCGCTTTCGGTACGGCTACCGCAAAAGCAGTAGAAGGCGCAGGATTTCATCTCGATATTCAAGCCCCTACGCCACAGGCGCCATCTATGACGGGAGCATTGGAGAATTATATAACCGGCAAAAACGGAAAGAAATAA